The genomic segment TAACCTCTGGCACCATGACCATTGCCAGTAAACCATGTGTTCACTGGCAGCATGACAGTCACATCTTCAGGCtgatttgtagtatatataaACAAGGCCTTATTCCACAGTATACACTATACAGTATCAACAGTATAGGTCATGGTACAAGTGCAAGATATAATGCCATTATTTTAATGAAAgaatactataattatgcagcCAGAAATGTATTCTACCTTGTATATATTACCATGTGCATAGTTAACTGAGTAGTACATATTTCATGacttatataattatgtcatgTGCACAAATCTCTGATCTACGTGTAAATAGATTATTGTTAGTTTTTCATCCACTAGTACTCAAAATATATCACAggcatatgtgtatatataaacTATTTATGCTTATTTTTATAATCATCACAAGGTTCAGTGTGTCTGTATTATTTCTACTGTTATGCAAGTGTTGACCCACTTGGAAGCTAATTAAGTATATAAAATTCAATGAGTTAGATTAATGTTGACATTGTAATTATCTCCGGACTAGACCAGGTGGTACCATGGTTATATAACTTGATCTTCCAGTAACGTCCAGTGTCATTAAATCCACTTGGGTATAGaaaaaattttgtgtgtagTATCGGTATAACTTCTAATTAATCATAGTTTAAGCACAAAGTTTCTGACTCCCTATAGGGCCTATAGGCTTTTAGTGTTCTCCCAAGAGGATGAGGTTCCAGCTGTTGTGACTCTTTTGGAGCATGTCTATAATATAAAATTACTAAGACTCACAAAATAGTGACTAGCTAAACCTTTTGTATTGCAGCCTCACCATGCATCAATCAGAGGCCAGCTGTTTTTTACAGACTGTCtatacgtacatatatatatactcccTGCAAGACTTCATTTCTTGGAAATGTCCAATCTGTACTTATGCAggtactactatatatatatattaatatgtGATTGTTACTGACCATTCTAACTGACAGATAATGAGATAATTCGAACTGATAAAAATATAGTGGATTGGCTTTTACTTGCATGATAAGATTCCTTTTATTTTGCATATGTACTTGCATTACTGCACCATTATAGAAACTATATAGTTATCAAGGGGagttctgaggtttccagaaactggtcaagtatattcCAGAAATACCCCGGTATGCTTGCAAAGGTACAAATTAAaggttcaaatactctaatagagcaatcaaccaCCCTAATGAAGTCACATATTGTATTGCTAAAAATTGTAGTTGATTTACCAGTAACCATAGTCTAAAAATCTTATCTCAGAGTGTAAAAATTCCCAAGGAACATGCCTTTATACTCCCAGCATGGCATCCATGACctcatgtctgttgtatgcttctcACTTTGCTCCACATCTACTCTTTGGTCTGCTCCTGAAACCGTGCCAACAGAAGCAGGCAGTCTGTGTTAGTAGGAAGTTATCAGAGTTGCCTGTGGCTATATAAATATAGTTCAATAATTATAAAGTGACTGATTGTTTTAACTCCATGCAATCGCctaagctgttcttccttgcagtGGCACAAGCAACATGTACAGAACCACTTAATATACgcacaatacaaaaataagatctacagtggaacctcagttatccagaccctacttatccagattctcgctTAACCGacctacggaaatgactgctctattagagtagtgagttctattagagtataattgaTAAAATtgacatttttaaaaatgttttaaatGCTATTTTAAGTTATTATACACAGTTTTAGAGATATGAACTTTTCAGAcatatggaccacccctggtcccaaggggttcagataagtGAGGCTCCACTGTATATATAAGCACACAATACATATAAAAATAACCTATCACACAATAATAACAAGTATACAAAAGCAAACTAGTAAGTAATAATTACGAACCAAAAAATTATCATAGTAAGCATGGTAGTCATGACAAAAGTGATTTTAATGGATGACAGGATGAAATGTGATGGTATGGCTGGGAATTCCACCATGCAGTGGAAAACACTATAGATCAAGCTGTTAAATTAATCATTAAGATAATAGAATCCCATTTAGATAGCAAAATAGGCTGAGGTGCAACCGAAGAGGTGCAGGGATACATCcgacttggcagtattggtgataCGAGTTGACTGAGCTTCTTGACTGGTTATGGGAACTAACTGAGTTGAGGAAAGTTCTGTGACCCATGATTGAATTTTAATAGCAATTTGTACATCCATAGTTACTGCTCTATACTACACTGTATACTAACATTCTAGTCATTGTAAGGACTGCTGGTAGCTACAATAGTGGAGGGTCTTACAAAGGAATAGCACTGATGAATCTGACAGTAACTTTGAGCTCAGTTAGGGCTCTATAGGCAGTGGTTTTGATTGTAATTTGTTATAGATAAAGGCCTGTGTGTGCCTGTACATCCAATTAAaatcatatacatatataaaaaattagctaattGTGACAAAGCACCATTAATATTTGCGACGTCTACCTGTAAAGAAACTCTTGAACCAATTTAAACTTTACCATTAATTCTATATGCTTGAAGTTTGACTAAAGGTCTGTTATGAGGGACACTGTCAGATGCTTTTGCCAAAATTCAACCATTTAAAGCAGGAGGTTAGTAATTGAGTCCTTCTAGCAATTATTGTAGTGTCTGTCTAGCAACATTTAAATTCATTCACTGAGGGGATAAAGAATTCCAATCATTATTACTCTGTTACTACattaaaaattagatcttgtgtATGAATTAGTGTGGTGCTTGACTGAGTCATTTCATTGTGTGACCTCTTTAAGTGGATGCGGTAAAAATAATTGAATATCTATATTATAGCTGCCCTTAAGAATTTGATATGATAGAGTAAAATCACCCCTTTGCCAATGGCGCTGTAGTGATGGTAGATTTAGGTGTCTCAATCTGTCATGGTATGGTAAATTGCTGATACTTTATGCTGTATTCCGCTTTCAATTTTTGATTGTCAAGTATAAGAAGGTCCCCATGAAGacattatatattatattttaCAATTGGATGGACAAGGGTTGTGTACGACTTTACCTGAAAAGGCTTGATTTGTGTAAGTAATTGCTTAGAGACTAGTGACAGGCTGACAGCAGTTCATCATACACAAAACATCAGCCCAAGCACGGAGCCCTGGGGGACACTACTGGACTCAAACCTGTGCCTATATAGGAACAAACCCATGCTGGTTAGGTGAGAGCAATTTATTTTCAGAGGTAATTAGACAGAGGTATCCCTTATAGCTAATAGATTCAAATATTTAATCACACTTGAAGTTAGCTAATTAGACAAACTGGATGATAATTGTTTATCTTTTTGTATACAgtgaacctctctattacagacattttaggacccagaatttttggccactttttgcctctttcagaggtaagtATTAACTAGACTTGTTGcatgggaccaaaatttttgtccttattatggactcatatggaggttttttctcggctattgtgtccttaatttgaaTAGTTTGTTCAGAGAGGTTATAGGTGTTATGTGATCAGTTTTCCAATCTTGTGGTCTGAATGTACTGCTCTGTAAAGATATTTCAAACAGCCCATGATAGATAGAAGGATGACACCCGGCTTAGCTAACTGATCTGCACACTGTTTGAAGACCTCAGCTGGCCATCCATCTGGTCGACAGGTCCAGATGATTTGCTTCTGATTGTTAAAGTTTTGGGTCAACATCTATAAAGCTTCAGCCGGAAGTGATATATTAAGACTCTTTGAATAAGGAGGGCCCTTTGGACCCCCCTGGATTTGCCCCTGTTATTTTTTGCTTTTTAATGGTGACATGGGTGATCATGGTAATGAATGCAGATTGTTGCAGGTCACGATTCCATGAGGTACGGAGCTTCATTTCAGTAATACAAATCAGTAAGTTCCAGTAAGGCTAGGACAGTGTATAACTGAAGTTTTCCGAGTCACGGGACACCAATATGGACACCATGGGGGATGGCAATAGTGACAGTGGTGTACATATTGGGACTTTTTTGGTGTTCAGGGGGACACTTCAGTTTTACAGTGTATGCAGGGTAgataaggccactacaatgagattacttgtttctcatcaactgcccgcaccaaaattttcttttgcccatgcgcactcattaTTGCACGAGATGGTAGCATGGCTTTTTTGAGTGTTGTGGTAGTGGgtttatcacgtagaaaagcactatttccatgaaaaactacaatcccattgagatacagacaccatttatgagtgttttttacttctgtgttgattagagagttttctggagcatcaacaaccaccaaggcatcaacagtgagtgctacagtgtacattagaccatacactagcattggtatcgtgacctgcatgccctatgtgcagggccatcatatctaagagacatagtagctttagtgttgctacttctgccacaagcttacacagcccctccccctaataagactgaccagCCTACATGTGCTAAGACTGCTGCTGTCTGCTGCTGCATGGTACATGACTCCAAGACTGGTGGAACTTTCGCAAAGGACTTGAATgctttgttactgaagttgaagtttatgtgcacttggaattttaccctcagtgtgcaccagtgcttggtgtgcATCCTGCCAATAGcctaaaataaaggattattatactggttttgtacaaatatgctatggcttgtgcaataatgagataacccgcccgaCCACATGTAttactctatgagaagttgatgagaaacaagttatctcattgtagtggcctaaattaaagtagctagctatagcagcTAACTAGGTAAGGTGTAGCCAAGGTTGAACTGACCATAGATAGAATATACTACCTATGAACTGACTCATAGCACTGTCTGAACACTGAGACTTTCAGAATTATCACGTTGACATGCATTGACCTGTTTAAGTAATTGTTTGTCATGTAATAGAATACGGATAGTAATCGGTACATTGATTAGGATATTTCGTAATATAAGGCTACGTGCTTGTCAGTTGTGAAGTCGCTTTATTATCGAAACATCAGATCATTATGAGCAGTTGACGATGGACCCTTACGATACAGATTTGACTTCGTACGAGCAACGTGCAGCGGTCAGAAGGCAGATTAGGAAGGAGAAACTCGAATCGCAGTCAAGTGTAGTAAGAGCTTTAGTGTATGTTTAGTGCTATTTTCGTTGTATTGTCAATCCATTTCTGTATCGTATTTTACTGGAGTGTCATTTTGTGAAGCTGTTTCACTGTTTTGAACTGGTCGGGTAGTGGAGCGTTTAAAGTGACGAATAAGTCGTTAATTGGTTACTGAGTGCTTTTGCGTTGCTCAGCATGGTTTAAAATTTATGTATCTTTTGTCGTATAAGAGAATCGCCACTAGGTGATATTTAAATCGTGTGGGTATTGTTGCAGAGAGAGGCGTGTTTTGTGGTGTGGTGCACTTagtttagtgtgtgttgtggtTTGTTAGTTGCTGTGGTGATGCTTGATCAATACCAGGTTGTTATTATAAATGGTAAAACTGCTAGTTTATCATTTGGTATTAAGCCACTTCACAAAAAGCTGTGGGTTTTGCTTGTTATCCAATCAACCAATTTAAACATAGCGAGTGTTTGTTTTTGATTAACTGTGCTATTGAAAGGATGCTTGTTATCTGCAAGAAGCCTTGTAATCATACCTGCTGTGTTGGTGTGTCTGAGTTCTGTTTGGTTTAGAGTTACCTTCAATCTCTTTGAACTTTAATTGTACGTTGAGTGGCTTCAACCCCGTACTGCCTAGCACCTTTCTCCCACATATTGTTCATTGACATTGATGGGTGACTTCCTGAGACTATTAGTGATATAATTCTTGTTTTTGTCAGTTAGCCATGAGATAagatgaaaaaagatatgaTTACCAGTAGTAAGGTGTCATGATTTTCCTGTGTTATACTTTAATAATTTGGGACCTTAATTAAGtgtcaagtgtccacattaataGGTCCCAGTGTCTTGGGACCTACCTGTGTAGGACCAATCATgttaaggtgtcctgattttcttTAACTCAAGTATTCAGATTACACAAATGAACGTTCAACTTCTGAGTGATAACCATTTCTCCCTTTGTAGAGCTGTCACAACCTTATCATATTATAGCTGAGGTACTGCCAAGGTAAACCAACTCACCAACTGATTATTAACCCCCTACCTCATTTCTCAGCTAGAGGAATCACTGCAAGTGTTCCCTCCCTTCATATTTTGTTCTTGTCTTGCTGGTTTTTTTATGGCCATTTCCTGACCCAGGCCAACCATTTATGGTCTCCTGTATCTGTTGTCCTTGTGAAGGTCTTATGTTGGTAATCAGCTGAGAAGAGCCCCATCCTGGTAGTTGGTTTGTAAACTAACACCATATATTGTTACCAGAATAGTGTGAAGGAgtaatgtgtttgtgtataggtgtgcgtgcgcgtgtgtgttTCGTGTTTGagttagtgtacatgtgtgtgcgtgtgtgcgtgtgcatgtatgGGAGCACAtacacttgtgtgtgtgtgtgtagttcttagcatgtgtagtgtatgatatttcCTTCAAGAATCTTCCCAGGACAAtttgtacatatgcatgttGTGAGGATATGAATTTCAAATGCCTACAGCTGTGCTGACCAACATAGACTCAACCACACACTGTAGACAACTCCACTGATGTGTAGGCAGTCACCACCTCATTGTGATGTCATTAGTATTCATGTATCATCATGTGACCTCAATTGGACCATGTAAACTATCCCACACAGCTGGGCAGGCTGTACGGTATAAACAATTGATTTTGTGTAAACAAATCCTAGTTGCTGCAGAAGTTCTTATAGTACTTGCAAATTTAAAATTCAAATTTGGTTTCAAGTTCAACACAGAAACAATTTAATCTGTCAAAATCTTGTGCTCTTGTCTGTTTTCACACAAGAGCTTCTCCTGTATCAGATGAGTATTAAGGGCCTTAACTATGTTATAACATTATGATGTAGTTCTGCTTCATTGGACGAGTACTAGTGTCTCCATTATAGAGATAACTGACAAGTGTAATTGATATTGTATGGGACACCTCAGCAGAGTGTGTGTGAAGATGTCACCACAATAGACTTGTGTTGTATGAATGTGTTTAACAGGTGATAGTGTCTTGCATAGCCAGTCCCTTTGTCCCTTTTTCTTTATAAAAAGTACAAAGGGGCTGTAAAGTAGATCATAAGTCCATGGTCTTTATAATCTCAGTATGTCAGTAAGTTAGTTTCCTTGAGGATGTTTGGTGTATTGAGTGAGGTCACTGGGTGTTTATGTTAGTGTTAGTGTAGTCAAGTGTAGTCATCTTGAAGAGCTGAACACCCAATTACTTCATTATGGCTTCTTAACTTGGTTGAGTTGTAATGAGAATATAAGTGGCTTGAACAGATTGTGGAGACACTTGTATTGTATGACTTAACTGAACATGTGTTTTGTCATTACAGTCTGACCACCTTATACTGAATGGTGACTCTCCAGTTAATGGTGATTATTCCCCAGTTAATGGTGATACTAAACTCAGCCATGTTTTAGTAGAAGAGATCACTCTGCCGGAGATGGAGAATGGCATTATTGAGCAGCCTTGTATTGTAACTGTTAATGGTGATGGACCTTGTAAGAGATCTAGTTCTTCTAGTGAAGATGACAAGTTTGATGATGGTGACATGTGTAATGGTAACCGAGACTCTGTCGAGAGCTTTTCCACACCGGTGGAGAATTCCCTTCCAAGTGTTAAAGAGGCGTGGGTTGATATGAACAATGACACAACACACTCGGATATTTCAGAGTTGAGTCTACCGGACTCTCTACTTGCTGAGATGGGTAGTGATGGACACTCAGTCAATAGTGTGACTACTAACTCTATTGTGTCAGAGCCAGTAAATGTTGGAATCACAAAACAGCGCTCTAAGAGTGAGTCACCAACTAGTAGTTTGAAGAGAAACACAAGAAAAGCATCTGCTCCTAATTTGGGACTAAGTGTATCGACGGAGATAAAAAGTGTTGAAGATGAAGACAATACTGAGGACTTCTCATTGCGTCGCTCCAAATATACTCCGATTCGTCGTAAACGGAATTCTATTTCAGGGTCAAATCCGTCTAAAAGTATAAGTGAGAGATTTGATGACTTGGGACCACTACCCAAAGTGCTTGACAGACTGGAGGAAAATGTTGAGAGTGAGGTCAAGTCACCAGAGCCTTTGAACAAACCTGCACATCATGTTGATGTACTGGATGGACCTGTTAATAAACCTGTTGATAAACCCACAAAACCTGTTAATGCAGTCAAAAAACCTGTTAGTGCACCTCTTCATCAAGCTGGGACCCAGCCAACAACATCGGATAAGACTGAGACAAAGTTGACAGGTAAACAAAGAAGGAGATCAGTTAAAGGATTGTTCACCAGAAAATCGAGCACCGGTACTCCTCCTGTAGTTAAGACAATAACTGAACAGACTACTGAGCCAGCAGCCAAACCTGTTAAAGTAAAGAAAGCTACAAGGAGGGCACCATTACGAGGCATTGTCTCAAGATTCTCACCCAAACGTGATATACCACCCAGCAAAACTACTAATACTATCAACAGTGGCAAGAACGATGTTGATAATGCAAGAAAGCCTCCCATGATGAAGCACAAGTCTCATTCAAGCAGTTCTTTGTTGAAGAGGCAAACAGACGACAGGAGCTCCACAAAAAGTGACAAGTATCAGGCTAGAAAAAATTCTAGTTTTGCTGTGACCAAAGAACCACTCAAGTCATCAAACGTTGAAGCATCATTTCCATCTCGTGAGGCCAGCAAGTCTGTTGATAGTCTTCTCAGTGATGGTAGTACAGACATCTTGATGGCCCACTCCAGTCATGAACTGTGTGCTTACTCCTCTAGAGAGGATCTCCTTGAAGGGGACATCGCATCCTCACTACCTGATGTCAGTACTGATCAAGATGATTATTCTCTAGCTGATGAAATATCTATACAAACTCAGAACAGTGAAAAACAAGATACTTCTTCACTGTTTACAGAAGATGTAAGCAGTCGAGGTCCTTCACCAGTTATTTTAGTCACTAGTCCTAAAGATGAAGGGAAAACACTTGAAGCTGTAGTAGATGATGATGCTAAGCATGTTCAACTCTACAAGGCTAAGAGTATGGAGGTACTCAGTAGTACAGAGCCTGTGGCAACTGaagtttcagtacacacatcaACAGTGCCAACCTCCAATCTCCCAAACACTGTTTCTGTGAGTACTGAGAATCTGATCTCAACTACATCAGCCGAGAAGAAAGGCATCAAAGTGAGTACAGTAAAGAAATGTACTAGTCTAGACATTCTAGCTGTGAGTAAACAAGCTCCAGCTGCTGCTAAAGTGACAACAATTTCTGTGACATCAAGAAAAGCACCAACAAAGACTGGTCTACCGCCATTGGCCAGTAGCGTTCATAAGGTAGAGGTGAAGAAGGAAAATGGTCCATCACCTTGTGGTGATAGTAAAGTGGTTGCTAAGTTACAAGCTCCAGTTGAGAAGAATGCAGCTAATGATAGCCGTCATGCTCCAACAATGACACGTCAAAGTAGTGGCAGGAAAATTTCAGGTGCTGCTTCTCCTTTTCAGCGGACTAACAGTCGATCATCGGTCGGTCGTGCTGCTTCTCCTTTTCAGCGGACTAACAGTCGATCATCGGTCGGTCGTGCTGCTTCTCCTTTCCAGCGAACTAACAGTCGATCATCAGTCGGTCGTAAGAAGAGCATGTCCACCACCCAGTCCTCAGCCACTGCTAACACAGGTCAAGGAGTGAAGAGAACTGTTAGTCCTTTAAAAAGAACTACTAGTCCAGCAAAGAAGACTACAACAATTACCATTAAATCTACCAAGTCAGCCGTCACTGCTACTCCAGTTAAAGTTTCTTCTAATGTCACCAAATCTACCAACACTACCACTAGCAATAGTATAAGGAGAATATCTAGCCCCACCAAATCATCCAACTCTACTGCTAATAGTGGTATTAGGAGAGTGACCAGTCCCACTAGAAGTTCACTAAGACGCTCTTCAGTACAAAGAACTTCTGGTAAAAAGAAATCCACTACTGTTACTCCCACCACTGCTGCCAAGTCAACTACCCCATCACCTGTACCACCAAAAGTGTCCTTTATGTCACTGTTTGACTCAGAGGATGGGAGAAGGATCACGAGAGTGTCATCGGATGAAGTGGCGAACAATGGTAGCAACAATACTGATGATGTTGTTCATGGTCGCTCCACCTCAGAGATAGTTAGTACTGTAAGTCACACCACAGGACTCAGTGACATTGTTGAGAACCAGTTATTGACCACAAGTGTGGAGGAACTGGACACTGGTAGAGTTGCTAGTGCAATGAGCGATACTGTGACAACGAACAAGAAAACTGTACAACAGAGTCCAATGAGAAGAATTTCTTCTGTACCCGTGGCAAATGATAAGAGTACCACACCAAAGTCACAATCTTCACCAGTGTCACATGGTTCGCCACAGCGAAAAAAGAGCAGTACAGGAGTAACAAGGCCCATCAATGTTTTACATGATCGGAGTGGTCTTCCTCAACAACACAGTGACTCTTCTCTTAAGAGACCAGTCTCTGCCACTACCAGACGTACCAGTTCAACAATGAGACCTAGTAGCAGTGGAACTCTGCCGAGGACTTTGAGCAAAACAAAGAGTGATTCAAAGCTCAGTGGTATTGCCACTTTACCACGTACACACAAAACAACTGATAGTACTGCTGTAGATAAGAGACCTGCTAGGCCTCATTCTGCAGCAGTAAGTAGAGGAGGACCGCAGAGCACTCGTTCTTCAAACAGAAAACTTTCCATGGTACCCACCAGCAGTGCAGGAAGATTTACACGTACCAGCTCTGCACGACGCAGTAAGTCTACCGTAGTACGGCCAGACCCAAGTCTGCTTAACTCTAATGAAGGAACCAAAGCTATCACAGATGAGGTTGATGGTGCTGTAGCATCAACCCCTGCTCATAACATACTACGTGATGTTAAACCCAAGAACCCAGACTCTCAAAAGAAGAGCAATGTTCCGTTACGATCATCAATGCGTCGTACATCAACTCTTAGCAAGTCAGCTGACGGTGCTACTCTTAGCAAGGAATCTAGACAATCAGTAACTCGTTCATCGAGACGTACATCAAGTCACACCATTACAACCAAACCTACACAGTCCAGTGACCGGAGTACTCCTAGCAAGAAGCTGTCGATGGATCGCCGACCTTCCAACAGTGCTGTTCACTCCACTCCTAAAAATGAACCTTCCCTGTCAATGTCAGACCTTGATGCTGTGAAGTCAGCTGATAGGTATGTATATGTGTTGTATGTGTTAATTGTTATGTGAACAGGTTCTGTTATGGAGACCCACGTGTTACCCTGTATAATGGTGTGATATATAgcagcgtgtgtgtgtgtgtagaggtAGTGTTCTAGCTGAGAAAGTTTATTGTTTTCTATTTGTATGTCATAATTGAATCATCAGTCACCAGGTATAGTCTATTCATAAATTTGCAAAGTTTACAAATTTGGCGCTTGTAGAATGATAACAACAGGTAGTGTCATGTTACTAGATGTGGTAGGCTTGCTCAAGGGGTGTTATTTTAAGAAGCCATATTGTGCACTATCATAGCCTTGTGTTGAATTAACATGATGTCAATGATGTTCTAACAGTTTTTGTAAACTGTTTGTATTGGGTTACAGCTTCAATACTTTAAAGgtttcttattgtttcacacaCCTTATTATGCAGGTTGCAGTCAAGTAGCCACAGGCGATATGTCAGGCCAAAATTGAGACAAAAGCCATCGTTGGATCACTTGAAACAGTTGATGGGACGAGATGATATAACCAGTGATATTTCACCAGATGTTAACAGCAAAAAGAAGAACAGAGTTGATCCCAACACTTACTCCACATACATGGGTAAGTAGGTATGCCGTgacatacatacagtaggaaTTTGATGTCATGACAAGACTTGTATTGTGAACTCTAAACTTAATGGTGCGATGGGCATTATAAGACAGTACTACATATATTTTCCTGTGCCAGTAAAACAAGACTATCTTTTGTGTATTTCAACACAACAGCTCTCAATAATGTGACTGATATAGATGTAATAGACATCATCTTTCTTGCTTACTGTACAGTAAGTAAAGTACATTATCATCAATATTTCAGTTTTACACCATGTTTAAGTAGATTGTAGCCAAATTTGTGCGCAAGTTCCATGTATGTCATGATATGAACTGGACTAGGAGTGTGTGGCACAGAACTTCATGTCACAATGTGTTGTACAGTGTACATCATGGGTTATTCCTCTAGTTGCCTGTTTCTTTTACTGCTCTAATTCATGCCATACAGGAAAGAAGAACTTAGCGGCTTCAGCAATGGCTGGCCTGGCCAGTGTTGAGAACTTTGCTGCTGTCAAGTTACGTAAGACTGCAAACAGAGACCAAGGAGAGGTTGGAGTCACAAGTGCTGGAGTGTCCTTCTCCACACCCAGTATCAGTCTGATCCATATAAAaggtgtctgtgtgtgtgtgtctgtctgtctgtagtgtagtttgtgtgtagACAGTGTACATTATATCTGTGTGTATGTTAGTGTATTAGTTTAGTGTACCATCAGATGAATTTTGATATTGTGTAGCATAATGTACACACAACATTGTTCACATTATCATACCAAATAGCTATGTGTAAGGACTACCCAGGTTAAGTTTTATGGTAGTAAAATCACAACAATCTGGCTGTATGGTGGTACCATTTCACTGCATAATTGTTGTTTAACCAAATTTTCTAACACTCACT from the Dysidea avara chromosome 13, odDysAvar1.4, whole genome shotgun sequence genome contains:
- the LOC136242154 gene encoding serine-rich adhesin for platelets-like isoform X2, which translates into the protein MENGIIEQPCIVTVNGDGPCKRSSSSSEDDKFDDGDMCNGNRDSVESFSTPVENSLPSVKEAWVDMNNDTTHSDISELSLPDSLLAEMGSDGHSVNSVTTNSIVSEPVNVGITKQRSKSESPTSSLKRNTRKASAPNLGLSVSTEIKSVEDEDNTEDFSLRRSKYTPIRRKRNSISGSNPSKSISERFDDLGPLPKVLDRLEENVESEVKSPEPLNKPAHHVDVLDGPVNKPVDKPTKPVNAVKKPVSAPLHQAGTQPTTSDKTETKLTGKQRRRSVKGLFTRKSSTGTPPVVKTITEQTTEPAAKPVKVKKATRRAPLRGIVSRFSPKRDIPPSKTTNTINSGKNDVDNARKPPMMKHKSHSSSSLLKRQTDDRSSTKSDKYQARKNSSFAVTKEPLKSSNVEASFPSREASKSVDSLLSDGSTDILMAHSSHELCAYSSREDLLEGDIASSLPDVSTDQDDYSLADEISIQTQNSEKQDTSSLFTEDVSSRGPSPVILVTSPKDEGKTLEAVVDDDAKHVQLYKAKSMEVLSSTEPVATEVSVHTSTVPTSNLPNTVSVSTENLISTTSAEKKGIKVSTVKKCTSLDILAVSKQAPAAAKVTTISVTSRKAPTKTGLPPLASSVHKVEVKKENGPSPCGDSKVVAKLQAPVEKNAANDSRHAPTMTRQSSGRKISGAASPFQRTNSRSSVGRAASPFQRTNSRSSVGRAASPFQRTNSRSSVGRKKSMSTTQSSATANTGQGVKRTVSPLKRTTSPAKKTTTITIKSTKSAVTATPVKVSSNVTKSTNTTTSNSIRRISSPTKSSNSTANSGIRRVTSPTRSSLRRSSVQRTSGKKKSTTVTPTTAAKSTTPSPVPPKVSFMSLFDSEDGRRITRVSSDEVANNGSNNTDDVVHGRSTSEIVSTVSHTTGLSDIVENQLLTTSVEELDTGRVASAMSDTVTTNKKTVQQSPMRRISSVPVANDKSTTPKSQSSPVSHGSPQRKKSSTGVTRPINVLHDRSGLPQQHSDSSLKRPVSATTRRTSSTMRPSSSGTLPRTLSKTKSDSKLSGIATLPRTHKTTDSTAVDKRPARPHSAAVSRGGPQSTRSSNRKLSMVPTSSAGRFTRTSSARRSKSTVVRPDPSLLNSNEGTKAITDEVDGAVASTPAHNILRDVKPKNPDSQKKSNVPLRSSMRRTSTLSKSADGATLSKESRQSVTRSSRRTSSHTITTKPTQSSDRSTPSKKLSMDRRPSNSAVHSTPKNEPSLSMSDLDAVKSADRLQSSSHRRYVRPKLRQKPSLDHLKQLMGRDDITSDISPDVNSKKKNRVDPNTYSTYMGKKNLAASAMAGLASVENFAAVKLRKTANRDQGEVGVTSAGVSFSTPSISLIHIKGRRKVRSRLVNPTRASVNSEDVFVLVTPTELYEYIGAKANVIEKAKGAEIVQRIHQKKELGCKTATYHTIEEGKSSAKESAFWEILGGRKLSHGGADTVPSDELYEKTLPTSWVMYEFQGEKFVAVHEKQTGLPKKEILKSDKIFFYDCGHEAYVWIGRQSVMESRKLALQQARKIYDESCNTPDFAHMDSRSRPHSGRIRSKMTARKLSGSGFGGGGIKVKHCERPQWALFVRLNEGSETVMFKEKFADWPDESRIIKMKGHSTAEKMVEQVELKPCDISKMLIPQPLFQGLVLEGDNVHRGAGRLDPHSSTGTKVTTNSITKWLIKENTRVVIPQSEHNIFYSAEGYVIKWSYRLCTMRKLEGLSYNSPRRSAGSDLGASPQLAHKSSTPDCSPDKKSSSPGVSENDARYLESGGRDRVAYFFWQGDDSSTLEKGTTAYSTVELDEEGATQVRVVQGKEPAAFRSIWGGAMITLLQKSDVNPLEQPTNGNTRLYEVSGQLTNEAALLQLKIPDDTSTLCGCLRSRGCYVVHDVAGCKLFVWKGVKALNVLKHSAVTAAQKLQEKLPNLEIIYLAEGEESREFWMLLGGKCKYPSLVSDVKKYEFTPRLFELSSVTQQFLATEVLHPCRSSEILAFPFLQSDLYQASQPAIFLLDAHYEVYVWFGWWWKDDYEVANTVATTANSTTGSRVSRWIRDKQLALETAQQYAKACTKFRTIQVFVVYAGMEHEHFIQHFPFWMVSKEVQQLNCKESKPVPKRLYIEDELKKYKQKCYTLKELQQRPLPGEVDPTKMEVYLTDKEFELAFKKTRTEFHKLPQWKQTALKKEAGLF